A single window of Methylobacterium nodulans ORS 2060 DNA harbors:
- a CDS encoding Rap1a/Tai family immunity protein, whose protein sequence is MRRCVLVLGLTLALQTAIQPAIAISGKILYVDCVAFDELYARGSALGYILGVYEHALSYPRSKVKFCVPDGITEGKVRDTVCEWLASHPEKRAQRAADLVVEALNEAWPCKP, encoded by the coding sequence ATGCGCCGATGCGTGCTGGTCTTGGGCCTGACCCTGGCGCTTCAAACAGCCATTCAGCCAGCAATCGCAATCAGTGGCAAAATACTGTACGTGGATTGCGTAGCATTCGATGAGCTTTACGCCCGTGGAAGCGCGCTAGGGTACATTCTAGGCGTCTATGAACATGCACTTTCATACCCGCGCAGCAAGGTCAAATTCTGCGTGCCTGATGGCATCACTGAGGGAAAAGTTCGTGATACTGTTTGCGAATGGCTCGCAAGCCATCCGGAAAAACGCGCCCAGCGGGCCGCTGATCTCGTCGTGGAGGCTCTGAACGAGGCGTGGCCCTGCAAGCCGTAA
- a CDS encoding peptide chain release factor 3 produces the protein MLMQTDPTTATARPADPVARRRTFAIISHPDAGKTTLTEKLLLFGGAIQLAGEVKAKRNRIATRSDWMGIEKERGISVVTSVMTFEYGDCVFNLLDTPGHEDFSEDTYRTLTAVDSAVMVIDAAKGIEARTRKLFEVCRLRDIPIVTFVNKLDRESRDPFDLLDEIEKTLALDVAPVTWPIGRGRSFAGTYDLGQKRVRRLDAADEAATAPVSGLGDPLFDALLPEPGEADAWREEAELAEAGCKPFDLAAFREGHLTPVFFGSALRNFGVRDLIDGLAGVAPPPRGQAADRREVAPTEPKMTGFVFKIQANMDPNHRDRIAFMRVCSGRLTRGMKARLVRTGKPISLSAPQFFFAQDRAIADEAYAGDVVGIPNHGTLRIGDTLTEGEDLVFRGVPSFAPEILRRIKLTDAMKAKKLREALQQMGEEGVVQLFLPHDGSGAIVGVVGALQLDVLKERLQAEYGLPIDYEPTRFTICRWIDADSPAELDKFMAAHGSSMAADLDGAPVFMATTAFSLKYEQDRWTEIRFTDVKDYQKRAA, from the coding sequence ATGCTGATGCAGACCGATCCCACGACCGCGACCGCGCGGCCCGCCGACCCTGTGGCGCGGCGGCGCACCTTCGCGATCATCTCCCACCCGGACGCCGGCAAGACGACGCTGACCGAGAAGCTGCTGCTCTTCGGCGGCGCCATCCAGCTGGCGGGCGAGGTCAAGGCCAAGCGCAACCGCATCGCCACGCGCTCGGACTGGATGGGGATCGAGAAAGAGCGCGGGATCTCGGTCGTGACCTCGGTCATGACCTTCGAGTACGGCGACTGCGTCTTCAACCTGCTCGACACGCCGGGCCACGAGGACTTCTCGGAGGACACGTACCGCACGCTCACGGCGGTCGATTCCGCCGTGATGGTGATCGATGCCGCCAAGGGCATCGAGGCGCGCACACGCAAACTGTTCGAGGTCTGCCGCCTGCGCGACATCCCGATCGTCACCTTCGTCAACAAGCTCGACCGCGAATCCCGCGATCCCTTCGACCTCCTCGACGAGATCGAGAAGACCCTCGCCCTCGACGTGGCGCCGGTGACCTGGCCGATCGGGCGCGGGCGCAGCTTTGCGGGCACCTACGACCTCGGGCAGAAGCGCGTGCGCCGGCTCGACGCGGCGGACGAGGCCGCCACCGCGCCCGTCTCCGGCCTCGGCGACCCGCTGTTCGACGCGCTGCTGCCGGAGCCCGGCGAGGCGGATGCGTGGCGTGAGGAGGCGGAGCTGGCCGAGGCCGGCTGCAAGCCCTTCGACCTCGCGGCCTTCCGGGAGGGACATCTGACGCCCGTCTTCTTCGGGTCGGCCCTGCGGAATTTCGGGGTGCGCGACCTGATCGACGGGCTCGCGGGCGTCGCCCCCCCGCCTCGCGGCCAGGCGGCCGACCGGCGCGAGGTGGCGCCGACCGAGCCGAAGATGACGGGCTTCGTGTTCAAGATCCAGGCGAACATGGACCCGAACCACCGCGACCGCATCGCCTTCATGCGGGTCTGCTCCGGCCGGCTGACGCGGGGCATGAAGGCCCGGCTGGTGCGCACCGGCAAGCCGATCTCGCTCTCGGCCCCGCAATTCTTCTTCGCCCAGGACCGCGCCATTGCGGACGAGGCCTATGCGGGCGACGTGGTCGGCATTCCCAATCACGGCACCCTGCGCATCGGTGACACGCTCACCGAGGGCGAGGATCTCGTCTTCCGCGGCGTGCCGAGCTTCGCGCCCGAGATCCTGCGCCGTATCAAGCTCACCGACGCCATGAAGGCCAAGAAGCTGCGCGAGGCGCTGCAGCAGATGGGCGAGGAAGGCGTCGTGCAGCTCTTCCTGCCCCATGACGGCTCGGGCGCGATCGTGGGCGTCGTCGGCGCGCTGCAGCTCGACGTGCTGAAGGAGCGCCTTCAGGCCGAGTACGGCCTCCCCATCGACTACGAGCCGACGCGATTCACCATCTGCCGCTGGATCGACGCCGATTCGCCCGCGGAGCTCGACAAGTTCATGGCCGCCCATGGTTCGTCGATGGCGGCGGATCTCGACGGCGCGCCGGTCTTCATGGCGACCACGGCCTTCTCGCTGAAATACG
- a CDS encoding YARHG domain-containing protein codes for MKRRHILVAPATCVLLSLAQAGPAFAQSCEEAWYQRNILFKEAGYCFKTPRAIRTFGNAGCRYDDQADVPLSARQRAAIAEIQAFERARGCPP; via the coding sequence ATGAAGCGGCGCCATATCCTCGTCGCGCCTGCGACGTGCGTCCTTCTCTCACTGGCGCAGGCTGGCCCAGCTTTCGCACAGTCGTGCGAGGAGGCTTGGTACCAGCGCAACATCCTCTTCAAAGAGGCCGGCTATTGCTTCAAGACGCCACGAGCGATCCGGACGTTCGGAAATGCGGGCTGCCGGTACGACGATCAGGCCGATGTGCCGCTGTCGGCCCGTCAGCGTGCCGCCATAGCTGAGATCCAGGCGTTCGAGCGCGCGAGGGGGTGCCCGCCGTAG
- a CDS encoding glycoside hydrolase family 3 N-terminal domain-containing protein, giving the protein MFLTALLIAFLLFTNLPVRADSIEDRIETLLRQMTLEEKAGQLNLVSLGPDFDPETVRKGQAGAVVNFNNQHLIAEIDAIARSSRLGIPLLIGLDIVHGYRTIFPPPLGLAASFDPNLLRRVAEAQAQEARAIGLNWTFSPMADVARDVRWGRIIEGTGEDAWLGAQLTQAQVEGYRAGGLATAVKHFIGYSAVEGGRDYDATRVVPTDLHDVHLPSFRAAIAAGSEAVMTALTSLNGVPVSADADLLVKLLRKELDFGGVVLADWQAVEGLIAHGVARDGAEAARKAFLAGVDVDMTSGLFVRHLPDEVRAGRVTMAQLDAAVRRVLRMKLALGLFERPAYEPRDAAGALLSPSARALARAATRASLVLLQNRDGLLPIDPARTKRIAVVGPLADAAWDQLGPHEGAGRPEDTITILKGLETRAAAIGATVTTHPGCDPLCRSRAGFASAVAEAREADLIVAVLGEPRTLSGEGSSRAYLTLPGFQQELLAELAQTGRPVILVLIGGRPLELGTALQHAGSVLMAWFPGTEGGSAVAEVLFGDESPAGRLPITWPRTVGQLPLTYDRLPGGRPHDPGMRWTLRYADESPEPLFPFGFGLSYTQFAYGKPELQTPRLGEGGSIDEELSVRIAVTNTGQRPGREVAQLYIRQPVARRSRPTRLLRGMRLVELEPGQTRTVIFRVPLRDLGFHDPDGALIIEPGQYQIFIGSNSAVKDYTVVEIERHFHFETTLQ; this is encoded by the coding sequence ATGTTCCTCACTGCCCTCCTGATCGCTTTCCTTCTGTTCACAAACTTGCCAGTGCGTGCGGATTCGATTGAGGACAGGATTGAGACGCTCCTCAGGCAAATGACTCTGGAAGAGAAGGCAGGACAGCTGAATCTAGTTTCACTTGGCCCTGACTTCGATCCAGAGACCGTGCGCAAGGGCCAAGCTGGCGCCGTGGTCAACTTCAACAACCAGCACCTAATTGCCGAGATAGATGCCATAGCTCGATCGTCGCGGCTTGGCATCCCTCTTCTGATCGGATTGGACATTGTTCACGGCTATCGAACCATCTTTCCGCCTCCATTGGGTCTTGCTGCAAGCTTCGATCCCAACCTTCTGCGCCGTGTCGCTGAGGCGCAGGCTCAAGAGGCTCGAGCCATCGGGCTCAATTGGACATTCAGCCCCATGGCCGATGTTGCCCGCGACGTGCGGTGGGGCCGCATCATCGAGGGTACAGGGGAGGATGCTTGGCTTGGTGCGCAGCTCACGCAGGCTCAAGTCGAAGGCTATCGGGCGGGCGGCTTGGCGACCGCTGTGAAGCACTTCATCGGCTACAGTGCTGTGGAAGGTGGCCGAGATTATGATGCAACCCGGGTCGTGCCGACTGACCTGCACGACGTTCATCTTCCGTCCTTCCGTGCCGCTATTGCAGCCGGAAGCGAGGCGGTTATGACCGCTCTCACCAGCCTGAACGGAGTTCCTGTTTCGGCTGACGCGGATCTTCTCGTCAAGCTTCTGCGTAAGGAGCTTGATTTCGGTGGTGTCGTTCTAGCCGACTGGCAGGCCGTGGAGGGGCTCATTGCCCATGGCGTCGCTCGCGACGGTGCAGAGGCGGCGCGAAAGGCATTCCTGGCTGGCGTCGATGTGGACATGACGAGCGGCCTTTTCGTTCGCCACTTGCCAGACGAGGTGAGGGCGGGCCGAGTTACGATGGCGCAGCTCGACGCGGCAGTTCGTCGAGTGCTGCGGATGAAGCTCGCCCTCGGTCTGTTCGAGCGTCCGGCGTATGAGCCAAGGGACGCAGCGGGTGCACTCCTCAGCCCCTCGGCACGAGCTTTGGCCAGAGCAGCAACGCGTGCAAGCCTCGTTCTTCTTCAGAACCGCGATGGACTGCTTCCGATAGATCCCGCCCGGACAAAGCGGATTGCTGTCGTGGGCCCGCTTGCCGATGCGGCGTGGGATCAACTTGGCCCGCATGAGGGAGCCGGACGCCCGGAGGACACCATCACGATTCTGAAGGGCCTTGAAACGCGTGCGGCAGCTATCGGGGCGACGGTGACGACACATCCAGGCTGCGATCCCCTCTGCCGAAGTCGGGCAGGCTTCGCGTCCGCTGTCGCGGAAGCCAGGGAGGCCGATCTGATCGTGGCCGTACTCGGTGAGCCGCGTACATTGTCCGGCGAGGGATCCTCCCGAGCATACCTGACACTGCCGGGCTTCCAACAGGAATTGCTTGCGGAGTTGGCGCAGACAGGCCGGCCTGTGATCCTTGTGCTGATAGGCGGTCGCCCCCTCGAACTCGGCACTGCGCTTCAGCACGCGGGTAGTGTGCTGATGGCTTGGTTTCCCGGCACAGAGGGTGGTTCGGCCGTGGCCGAGGTTCTGTTCGGCGACGAGAGCCCAGCAGGCAGGCTGCCAATTACCTGGCCGCGAACCGTCGGGCAGCTGCCGCTGACCTATGATCGGTTGCCGGGTGGGCGGCCACATGACCCAGGCATGCGCTGGACGTTGCGCTATGCAGATGAGTCTCCCGAGCCACTTTTTCCGTTTGGATTTGGCCTGTCCTACACGCAGTTTGCGTACGGCAAGCCAGAGCTGCAAACGCCACGCCTCGGCGAGGGCGGGTCGATAGACGAAGAGCTGAGCGTACGCATTGCGGTGACGAACACCGGCCAGCGCCCAGGCCGCGAGGTCGCACAGCTTTACATTCGCCAGCCTGTGGCCCGGCGGAGCCGCCCGACGCGCCTTCTCAGAGGAATGAGATTGGTTGAGCTGGAGCCCGGACAGACGCGGACAGTGATTTTCCGCGTGCCTCTACGCGATCTTGGCTTTCATGACCCGGACGGAGCACTTATCATCGAGCCTGGTCAATATCAGATCTTTATAGGGAGCAATTCTGCTGTTAAAGATTACACGGTTGTAGAAATAGAGCGTCATTTTCACTTCGAGACCACATTACAATAG
- a CDS encoding DUF5602 domain-containing protein: protein MSEQQGYRKVSSLVNLPSFLPGIGVLYVRPETLPVGPFRAFDRQDRLVSTIYMIPIEDFENKKTFDLQRPAGKGDHVTMYFNAGHAGVEMPHYHIVIWHVSKKDEARVAP from the coding sequence ATGAGCGAGCAACAGGGATATAGGAAAGTGAGCTCCCTAGTGAATCTTCCTAGCTTTTTGCCGGGAATTGGCGTGCTGTATGTTAGGCCTGAGACTCTGCCGGTGGGGCCTTTCCGCGCCTTCGACCGGCAAGATCGGTTGGTGAGCACAATTTATATGATCCCCATTGAGGACTTCGAGAATAAAAAGACCTTCGATTTGCAACGCCCTGCCGGCAAGGGGGATCATGTCACGATGTACTTTAACGCTGGTCATGCTGGCGTTGAGATGCCGCATTATCACATTGTCATCTGGCACGTTAGCAAGAAGGACGAGGCACGCGTGGCACCGTAG
- a CDS encoding SDR family oxidoreductase — MSNGPQKVALVTGAGSGVGRAVALGLAGAGYDVVLSGRRLEPLAAVRAEVEAKGRRALAHPTDVGDEASVAALFAAVAETFGRLDLLFNNAGIFAPPIPLDELPVSAWKAAVDTNLTGAFLCTQGAFRLMKAQTPRGGRIINNGSISAHAPRPNSAPYTATKHAITGLTRSTSLDGRAFDIACGQIDIGNAATEMTARMQTGVSQADGSVKVEPVMDVRHVADAVVYMASLPLDANVQFMTVMATKMPYIGRG; from the coding sequence ATGAGCAACGGGCCGCAAAAGGTCGCGCTGGTGACGGGAGCCGGATCGGGCGTCGGACGGGCCGTGGCGCTTGGTCTCGCGGGTGCAGGCTACGATGTCGTCCTCTCGGGCCGGCGGCTCGAGCCCCTCGCGGCGGTGCGGGCGGAGGTCGAGGCGAAGGGGCGCCGCGCCCTCGCGCATCCGACGGATGTCGGGGATGAAGCCTCCGTCGCCGCCCTGTTCGCCGCCGTCGCCGAGACCTTCGGACGTCTCGACCTGCTGTTCAATAATGCCGGCATCTTTGCGCCGCCGATTCCCCTCGACGAATTGCCGGTCTCGGCCTGGAAGGCCGCGGTGGACACCAACCTCACCGGCGCCTTCCTGTGCACGCAGGGGGCCTTCCGGCTGATGAAGGCGCAGACCCCCCGGGGCGGGCGGATCATCAACAACGGCTCGATCTCGGCCCATGCGCCGCGGCCGAACTCGGCCCCCTACACGGCCACGAAGCACGCCATCACCGGGCTTACCCGGTCGACCTCGCTCGACGGGCGCGCCTTCGATATCGCCTGCGGCCAGATCGACATCGGCAATGCCGCGACCGAGATGACGGCGCGGATGCAGACCGGCGTCTCCCAGGCGGACGGCTCCGTCAAGGTCGAGCCGGTGATGGATGTTCGCCACGTCGCCGATGCGGTCGTCTACATGGCGAGCCTGCCGCTCGACGCCAATGTCCAGTTCATGACCGTCATGGCGACGAAGATGCCGTATATCGGCCGCGGCTGA
- a CDS encoding TAXI family TRAP transporter solute-binding subunit codes for MTKTRGRVDPHTVGIVTTAGTGQRIANEISAVIAAGQETGPRGEMALRVVATVGSGGIQDIRDLLTKPGVDMSITPAILVDFVRATKALSGSAQKIVYIAPLYTEEVHVIARPDIQSIADLAGKAVNLGAPGGAADILGRELLNKMNLRVWPVNIGQHDALERIRTGELAATFIIEGKPLSWLHEYRRDAGFHLVPVPASLIVDDVYFPTTLTADDYPNLIAPGKSVETVAVLTALMVYDWPERSNRRRLLQSFVYKFFSHFAEFSTAPHHPKWKEVNLAAVLPGWRRFGPAESWLRQYRGDDPQFGSVQSGAPLPSDKLR; via the coding sequence TTGACGAAGACCCGTGGCCGAGTCGACCCGCATACAGTTGGCATTGTCACCACAGCAGGTACCGGCCAGAGGATCGCAAACGAGATTTCCGCCGTTATTGCCGCTGGGCAGGAGACTGGCCCAAGAGGTGAGATGGCACTGCGTGTAGTAGCTACGGTCGGAAGTGGGGGAATTCAAGACATCCGCGACCTTCTCACAAAACCCGGTGTCGATATGAGCATCACTCCAGCTATTTTGGTCGATTTCGTGCGAGCCACCAAAGCGCTCAGTGGCTCCGCGCAGAAGATCGTCTATATTGCACCGCTCTACACCGAAGAAGTCCATGTCATTGCGCGCCCCGATATTCAGAGCATAGCTGATCTTGCTGGTAAAGCTGTTAATCTAGGAGCTCCGGGTGGTGCGGCTGACATTTTGGGGCGTGAGCTCCTCAACAAGATGAACCTTAGGGTTTGGCCGGTTAACATTGGTCAGCATGATGCATTGGAGAGGATTCGGACTGGCGAACTCGCAGCTACCTTCATTATTGAAGGTAAGCCACTGTCTTGGCTTCACGAATACAGACGAGATGCGGGATTTCATCTTGTTCCTGTGCCGGCATCGCTAATTGTTGACGATGTGTACTTTCCAACCACCCTAACTGCTGATGACTACCCCAACCTCATAGCTCCGGGGAAGTCCGTCGAAACTGTCGCGGTGCTTACGGCGTTGATGGTATATGATTGGCCGGAACGAAGTAACCGCCGCCGCCTGCTGCAAAGCTTCGTCTACAAGTTCTTTTCGCACTTTGCCGAGTTTAGCACTGCGCCACATCACCCGAAATGGAAAGAAGTCAACCTCGCTGCAGTGTTGCCAGGATGGAGGCGCTTTGGCCCGGCTGAGAGCTGGCTCCGCCAGTATCGTGGGGACGATCCCCAGTTCGGCTCTGTACAGTCAGGGGCTCCACTCCCGTCAGACAAACTGCGGTGA